In a genomic window of Myxococcus fulvus:
- a CDS encoding alcohol dehydrogenase catalytic domain-containing protein, translating into MKAIVLRSFGEAGNLKLEDVPVPAPGKGEVLLRVHACGVCYHDVINRRGNLPRTHVPAILGHEAAGEVVAVGPETPGWKTGDRAATLQRMSCGTCALCRSGRNSLCKTDNRFFGEELPGGYSQFMVAPVAGLGRVPSSLPWAEAATVCCTTGTAVHTLRTRGRIRAGETVLITGASGGVGMSAVQLAKLDGARVIAVTSGEAKVQPLRAAGADEVILSRGLDFAAEVRKRTQGQGVDLAVEIVGSATFDQTLKAMAPGGRLVVVGNLESGLVQVNPGLIIVKELEIIGAYATNQAELDEALRLTATGGVRQFVTDTVPLAEAARAHFRLENREVAGRLVLVPPEA; encoded by the coding sequence ATGAAGGCCATTGTTCTGCGCAGTTTTGGTGAAGCCGGCAATTTGAAGCTGGAGGACGTCCCCGTGCCCGCACCCGGAAAGGGTGAAGTCTTGCTGCGGGTTCACGCTTGCGGGGTTTGTTATCACGATGTCATCAACCGTCGCGGCAACCTGCCTCGCACCCACGTGCCAGCGATTCTCGGCCACGAGGCCGCGGGTGAAGTCGTCGCGGTGGGGCCCGAGACACCGGGCTGGAAGACAGGCGACCGGGCGGCGACGCTCCAGCGGATGTCTTGTGGCACCTGCGCGCTGTGCCGCAGCGGGCGTAACAGTCTGTGCAAGACGGACAACCGCTTCTTCGGCGAGGAGCTGCCCGGCGGGTATTCACAGTTCATGGTGGCGCCCGTCGCGGGGCTGGGCCGCGTGCCGTCGTCGCTGCCCTGGGCGGAGGCCGCCACGGTGTGCTGCACCACGGGCACGGCGGTGCATACGCTGCGCACGCGGGGTCGCATCCGTGCGGGTGAAACAGTGCTCATCACCGGGGCCAGCGGCGGCGTGGGAATGTCCGCGGTGCAATTGGCCAAGCTGGACGGAGCGCGAGTCATCGCCGTGACGTCTGGCGAAGCCAAGGTGCAGCCCCTGCGGGCCGCGGGCGCGGATGAAGTCATCCTGTCTCGCGGGCTCGATTTCGCGGCGGAGGTGCGCAAACGGACGCAGGGACAAGGTGTCGACCTGGCCGTGGAAATCGTCGGCAGCGCCACCTTCGACCAGACGCTCAAGGCCATGGCGCCCGGCGGCCGGCTCGTCGTGGTGGGAAACCTGGAGTCAGGGCTCGTGCAAGTGAATCCCGGACTCATTATCGTCAAGGAACTGGAGATCATCGGTGCGTATGCCACGAATCAGGCGGAGCTCGATGAAGCACTCCGGCTGACGGCGACGGGCGGGGTGCGCCAGTTCGTCACGGACACGGTTCCGTTGGCTGAAGCAGCGCGGGCGCATTTCCGACTGGAGAACCGCGAGGTGGCGGGCCGGTTGGTCTTGGTGCCGCCAGAGGCGTGA
- a CDS encoding hydroxymethylglutaryl-CoA synthase family protein, translating into MQRKVGIEALAVAVPSRYVDIEDLARARNVDPAKFTSGLGAREMAVTDPGEDTVALAATAAARLIRQQGVDPSRVGMLVVGTETGIDHSKPVASHVQGLLKLPRTMRTYDTQHACYGGTAGLMAATEWIASGAGAGKVAIVVCADIARYGLNTAGEPTQGGGAVALLVSEQPDLLALDVGLNGTCTMDVYDFWRPLGRREAVVDGHYSINCYLEALSGAYRGWREKAVAAGLVRWSGSLPGEQLARIAYHVPFCKMARKAHTQLRLCDLEDAKDSKAGTPEAREELAKSAASYDAQVASSLGLNSRIGNVYTASLYLALAGLLHGEGAKLANQRIGLLSYGSGCMAEFFSGVVGEKAAERMARADLDTVLARRERVPIEEYERLMKLGSDAPETKAPPPGAFRLTEIRDHKRLYAEGGAA; encoded by the coding sequence ATGCAGAGAAAAGTTGGAATCGAGGCCCTGGCGGTCGCGGTGCCCTCCCGATACGTGGACATCGAGGACCTGGCGCGCGCCCGCAACGTGGACCCGGCGAAGTTCACCTCGGGCCTTGGCGCTCGGGAGATGGCCGTCACGGACCCGGGTGAGGACACGGTGGCGCTGGCCGCCACGGCGGCGGCGCGGCTCATCCGGCAGCAGGGCGTGGACCCGTCACGGGTGGGAATGCTCGTGGTGGGCACGGAGACGGGCATCGACCACTCCAAGCCTGTCGCATCTCACGTCCAGGGGCTGTTGAAGCTGCCGCGGACGATGCGCACGTATGACACGCAGCACGCCTGTTATGGCGGCACCGCGGGGCTGATGGCCGCGACGGAGTGGATTGCCTCCGGCGCGGGTGCGGGCAAGGTCGCCATCGTGGTGTGCGCGGACATCGCCCGCTACGGCTTGAATACAGCGGGTGAGCCGACGCAGGGCGGTGGCGCGGTGGCGCTGCTGGTGTCCGAGCAGCCGGACCTGCTGGCCCTCGACGTGGGGCTCAACGGTACGTGCACCATGGATGTGTATGACTTCTGGCGGCCCCTCGGCCGGCGGGAGGCCGTGGTGGACGGGCACTACTCCATCAACTGCTATCTGGAGGCGCTGTCCGGCGCGTACCGGGGCTGGCGCGAGAAGGCGGTGGCGGCGGGGCTGGTGCGCTGGTCCGGCTCGCTGCCGGGTGAGCAGCTGGCGCGCATCGCCTACCACGTGCCCTTCTGCAAGATGGCGCGCAAGGCGCATACGCAGCTGCGGCTGTGTGATTTGGAGGACGCGAAGGACTCGAAGGCCGGGACGCCCGAGGCCCGCGAGGAGCTGGCGAAGTCGGCCGCCAGCTATGACGCGCAGGTGGCCTCGTCGCTGGGGCTCAACTCGCGCATCGGCAATGTGTATACGGCGTCGCTGTACCTGGCGCTCGCGGGGCTTTTGCACGGCGAAGGCGCGAAGCTCGCGAACCAGCGGATTGGCCTCTTGTCCTACGGCAGCGGCTGCATGGCGGAGTTCTTCTCCGGCGTCGTCGGGGAGAAGGCCGCCGAGCGCATGGCGCGCGCGGACCTGGACACCGTCCTGGCCCGGCGCGAGCGCGTCCCCATCGAGGAGTACGAGCGGCTGATGAAGCTGGGCTCGGATGCGCCGGAGACGAAGGCTCCGCCTCCGGGCGCGTTCCGCCTCACGGAGATTCGCGACCACAAGCGCCTGTACGCCGAGGGCGGCGCGGCCTGA
- a CDS encoding amidohydrolase family protein has translation MSWSTPHAGWKSWWLVSFLGVFACARNVPEAVRGGEGAPEGAVVVLQGARLIDGNGGPPLEDATLVIEGETLRAVGPSAEVTVPSGAQVLDVKGRSVFPGLVADHSHLGVVDGTKSGSGHFTRENVLRQARQYEVYGVTTVMSLGFNTELFPKLQEELNAGAPKGADILGADRGLGVPDGAPPVGVGADQLYRPRTAEEARAAVRESASRRPALLKIWVDDFHHSVPVKMSPEVQAAIIDEAHQQGLRVAAHVYYLDDAKRLVREGVELLAHGIRDRPVDDELVREMKARGTWYVPTLGLDETFYIYAEAPEWMRTPFFQHAVQPALAAQFADPAWRAKALGDAKALARNRASVAMNLRNVKALHDAGVSIGFGTDSGANPLRIPGFAEHRELELMVQAGLTPLEALRHATRDAAALLKLDDRGTLAAGKRADFVLVEGNPAADILDTRRIVGVWHRGQRVSGGVEDLTP, from the coding sequence GTGTCCTGGTCGACGCCGCACGCCGGCTGGAAGTCCTGGTGGCTCGTTTCATTCCTGGGCGTGTTCGCGTGCGCGCGAAACGTGCCGGAGGCGGTGCGCGGGGGCGAGGGGGCACCGGAGGGCGCCGTGGTGGTGCTCCAGGGCGCGCGGCTCATCGACGGCAACGGAGGCCCGCCGCTGGAAGATGCGACGCTGGTCATCGAGGGCGAGACGCTCCGCGCCGTCGGTCCGTCGGCTGAAGTCACGGTGCCGTCCGGCGCGCAGGTGCTCGACGTGAAGGGTCGGAGCGTGTTTCCGGGGCTCGTCGCGGACCACTCGCACCTGGGCGTGGTGGATGGGACGAAGTCCGGCTCGGGCCACTTCACCCGGGAGAATGTCCTGCGACAGGCCCGGCAGTACGAGGTGTACGGCGTCACCACGGTGATGTCGCTCGGGTTCAACACGGAGCTGTTCCCCAAGCTGCAGGAGGAGCTCAACGCGGGGGCGCCGAAGGGCGCGGACATCCTGGGCGCGGACCGGGGGCTCGGTGTTCCGGACGGCGCGCCGCCGGTGGGCGTGGGGGCGGACCAGCTCTATCGGCCGAGGACGGCGGAGGAGGCGAGGGCGGCGGTGCGGGAGTCGGCGTCACGCCGTCCGGCGCTGTTGAAGATCTGGGTGGATGACTTCCATCACTCGGTGCCCGTGAAGATGTCGCCGGAGGTGCAGGCGGCCATCATCGACGAGGCGCACCAGCAGGGGCTGCGCGTGGCCGCGCATGTCTACTACCTGGATGATGCGAAGCGACTGGTGCGCGAGGGCGTGGAACTGCTCGCGCACGGCATCCGCGACAGGCCCGTGGACGACGAGCTGGTGCGCGAGATGAAGGCGCGGGGAACGTGGTACGTGCCGACGCTGGGGCTGGACGAGACGTTCTACATCTACGCGGAGGCGCCGGAGTGGATGCGCACGCCGTTCTTCCAGCACGCGGTGCAGCCGGCGCTGGCCGCGCAGTTCGCGGACCCGGCGTGGCGGGCGAAGGCGCTGGGGGATGCGAAGGCGCTGGCGCGGAACCGGGCGTCGGTGGCGATGAACCTGCGCAACGTGAAGGCGCTCCACGACGCGGGGGTGTCCATCGGCTTCGGGACGGACTCGGGAGCGAACCCCCTGCGCATTCCAGGCTTCGCGGAGCACCGGGAGCTGGAGCTGATGGTGCAGGCGGGACTGACGCCGCTGGAGGCCCTGCGTCACGCGACTCGGGACGCGGCCGCGCTCTTGAAGCTGGACGACCGGGGGACGCTGGCGGCCGGCAAGCGCGCGGACTTCGTGCTGGTGGAGGGCAACCCCGCGGCGGACATCCTGGACACCCGCCGCATCGTCGGTGTGTGGCACCGGGGCCAGCGCGTGAGTGGTGGAGTGGAGGACCTCACGCCGTGA
- a CDS encoding aldo/keto reductase translates to MTQMTYRRLGRSGLTVSTVGLGCNNFGMRIDAQGTRAVVDAALDTGITLFDTSDSYGTSEELLGEALGKRRGDIILATKFGSDLKGDNGADWGARGSRRYIRRAIERSLRRLRTDWIDLYQLHWPDPATPLEETLSALTELVREGKVRYIGSSNLKGWQVTQAEWLSRTRGMERFISAQNEYSLIGRSVEEDLVPALQEHGIGLLPYFPLASGLLTGKYQRGAKAGENTRVKQWNMGGLLADKVFDAIEKLETFAKERSISLLDVAMGGLAARPTVASVIAGATSAEQVRANAKAGLWTPKTEDAAALEALLPKGRGISVNDVLRGE, encoded by the coding sequence ATGACCCAGATGACCTACCGCCGCCTCGGGCGCTCCGGACTCACCGTCTCCACGGTGGGCCTGGGCTGCAACAACTTCGGCATGCGCATCGACGCGCAGGGCACGCGCGCCGTGGTCGACGCGGCGCTGGACACAGGCATCACCTTGTTCGACACGTCGGACTCCTACGGCACGTCGGAGGAGCTGCTGGGGGAGGCGCTGGGCAAGCGCCGGGGCGACATCATCCTCGCCACCAAGTTCGGCAGCGACCTGAAGGGAGACAACGGCGCGGACTGGGGCGCGCGCGGCTCGCGTCGCTACATCCGCCGCGCCATCGAGCGCTCCTTGCGGCGGCTGCGCACGGACTGGATCGACCTGTACCAGCTGCACTGGCCCGACCCGGCGACGCCGCTCGAGGAGACCCTGAGCGCGCTCACCGAGCTCGTGCGCGAGGGCAAGGTCCGCTACATCGGCTCGTCGAACCTCAAGGGCTGGCAGGTGACGCAAGCCGAGTGGCTCTCCCGCACGCGCGGGATGGAGCGCTTCATCAGCGCCCAGAACGAGTACAGCCTCATCGGCCGGAGCGTGGAGGAGGACCTGGTCCCCGCGCTGCAGGAGCACGGCATCGGCCTGCTCCCCTACTTCCCGCTCGCCAGCGGCCTGCTCACCGGCAAGTACCAGCGCGGCGCGAAAGCCGGGGAGAACACCCGCGTGAAGCAGTGGAACATGGGCGGCCTGCTCGCCGACAAGGTCTTCGACGCCATCGAGAAGCTGGAGACCTTCGCGAAGGAGCGCTCCATCTCCCTGCTCGACGTGGCCATGGGGGGACTGGCGGCCCGGCCCACCGTGGCCTCCGTCATCGCCGGTGCCACCTCCGCCGAGCAGGTGCGCGCCAACGCCAAGGCCGGCCTGTGGACGCCCAAGACCGAGGACGCCGCCGCGCTCGAGGCGCTCCTGCCCAAGGGCCGCGGCATCAGCGTCAACGACGTCCTGCGCGGCGAATAG